The Burkholderiales bacterium genome window below encodes:
- a CDS encoding cytochrome c, protein MKRIAIAVVVVLIVIGAAMFVRGVQQGAAPTLSGGPQQPAWSEEAPLSAQAQRGKYLALAGDCVGCHSIRGGQAYAGGLALPTPFGTLYTPNITPDPETGIGHWTADDFWRAMHEGKSIDGSLLYPAFPYTNYTKVTREDSDAMFAFLQAVQPVREPSRPHELRFPYNQRKLLAAWRALYFNQGVYENDAAQSAQWNRGAYLVEGLGHCNACHAARNILGAVADDDYAGGLIPIHDWYAPSLSSREETGLGRWEIADIVNLLKTGVSSRSAVYGPMAAVVHFSLQHMTNEDIAAMAVYLKSQQHEDAARAEPQVRPSETQAVALLEQGAAIYKKHCADCHQPDGKGVPRVYPPLASNQSILMPYPINAIRMVLVGGFPPSTAGNPRPYGMPPFSQDLSDQEVAAVVTYIRQSWGNSAVAVSPADVARASGIAVD, encoded by the coding sequence ATGAAGCGTATCGCCATCGCAGTTGTCGTCGTGTTGATCGTGATCGGCGCGGCAATGTTTGTGCGCGGCGTACAGCAGGGCGCGGCGCCGACGCTGTCCGGCGGCCCGCAACAACCGGCATGGTCGGAGGAAGCACCCCTGTCCGCACAGGCGCAGCGCGGCAAATACCTGGCGCTGGCCGGCGACTGCGTTGGCTGTCACAGCATCCGCGGCGGCCAGGCCTATGCCGGCGGCCTTGCGCTGCCGACACCATTCGGCACTCTCTATACGCCGAACATTACACCGGATCCGGAAACCGGCATCGGCCACTGGACCGCCGACGATTTCTGGCGGGCCATGCACGAAGGGAAATCGATCGATGGCTCGCTGCTGTATCCGGCATTTCCGTACACCAATTACACGAAGGTCACGCGCGAAGATTCCGACGCGATGTTCGCCTTTCTGCAGGCGGTACAGCCCGTGCGCGAGCCGAGCCGGCCGCACGAGCTGCGCTTTCCGTACAACCAGCGCAAGCTGCTCGCGGCGTGGCGCGCGCTGTATTTCAACCAAGGCGTGTATGAGAATGATGCGGCGCAATCGGCGCAATGGAATCGCGGCGCCTATCTGGTCGAAGGACTCGGCCATTGCAACGCCTGCCACGCCGCGCGCAACATCCTCGGCGCCGTCGCGGATGACGATTACGCCGGCGGCTTGATCCCGATCCATGACTGGTACGCGCCATCGCTGTCTTCGCGCGAGGAGACAGGGCTCGGCCGTTGGGAGATCGCGGATATCGTCAATTTGCTGAAGACCGGCGTATCGTCGCGCAGCGCCGTGTACGGCCCGATGGCCGCCGTCGTGCATTTCAGCTTGCAGCACATGACGAACGAAGACATCGCGGCGATGGCCGTCTACCTGAAATCGCAGCAGCACGAAGATGCGGCGCGCGCCGAGCCCCAGGTCAGGCCGAGCGAAACGCAAGCCGTAGCGCTGCTCGAACAGGGCGCCGCAATCTACAAAAAGCATTGCGCGGATTGCCATCAGCCGGATGGCAAGGGCGTGCCGCGCGTCTATCCGCCGCTGGCGAGCAACCAATCGATACTGATGCCCTATCCGATCAATGCCATTCGCATGGTGCTGGTCGGCGGTTTTCCGCCGAGCACTGCAGGCAATCCGCGGCCGTACGGCATGCCGCCGTTCAGCCAGGATTTGAGCGATCAGGAAGTCGCAGCGGTCGTCACCTATATACGGCAATCGTGGGGCAACAGCGCGGTCGCGGTTTCGCCGGCCGACGTCGCGCGGGCGTCGGGGATTGCAGTGGATTGA
- a CDS encoding aldo/keto reductase: protein MKQRKLGSQGLVVSAMGLGCMGMSEFTGEGDDAESIATIHRACDLGINFFDTADVYGPFTNEELVGRALRSSGRRNDVVIATKFGVVRGDDGSFRGVNGRPDYVKKSCDGSLKRLGVDTIDLYYQHRVDADVPIEDTVGTMADLVQAGKVRYIGLSEAGPKTIRRAHEIHPITALQTEFSLWSREPEDDILALVRNLGIGFVAYSPLGRGFLTGQIKSLDDLPEGDYRRDSPRFQADNFTKNLKLVERMQTMAKEKSIAASQLALAWVMAQGPDIVPIPGTRRRGYLEENVRAAEVELDAEDLVRLDELAPRDAAAGSRYPER, encoded by the coding sequence ATGAAACAACGCAAGCTGGGTAGTCAAGGCCTGGTCGTCTCGGCGATGGGACTCGGCTGCATGGGCATGTCGGAGTTCACCGGCGAGGGCGATGATGCGGAGTCGATCGCAACCATTCACCGCGCGTGCGATCTCGGCATCAATTTTTTCGATACCGCCGATGTCTACGGTCCGTTCACGAACGAGGAACTGGTCGGGCGCGCGCTGCGCTCCAGCGGTCGCCGCAATGACGTTGTCATCGCAACCAAGTTCGGCGTCGTGCGCGGCGACGACGGCTCTTTCCGTGGCGTTAACGGCCGCCCGGATTATGTGAAGAAATCGTGCGACGGCAGTCTCAAGCGCCTCGGCGTCGATACCATCGATCTGTATTACCAGCATCGCGTCGACGCCGACGTGCCGATCGAAGACACGGTCGGCACGATGGCGGATCTAGTGCAAGCGGGAAAAGTCCGCTACATCGGCCTTTCGGAAGCCGGACCAAAAACGATCAGACGCGCGCATGAAATTCATCCGATCACGGCGCTGCAAACCGAGTTTTCATTGTGGAGCCGCGAACCAGAGGATGACATTCTCGCGCTCGTGCGCAATCTCGGCATCGGCTTCGTTGCCTACAGTCCGCTCGGGCGCGGCTTTCTGACCGGACAAATCAAGAGCTTGGACGACCTGCCGGAAGGCGACTACCGGCGCGATTCACCGCGCTTTCAGGCTGACAACTTCACGAAGAATCTGAAGCTCGTCGAGCGCATGCAGACGATGGCAAAAGAGAAAAGCATCGCCGCTTCGCAACTGGCGCTGGCGTGGGTGATGGCGCAGGGCCCGGACATCGTGCCGATCCCCGGAACCAGGCGGCGCGGATATCTTGAGGAAAACGTGCGCGCTGCTGAAGTCGAACTCGACGCGGAAGATCTCGTTCGGCTCGACGAACTTGCACCGCGTGACGCCGCGGCTGGATCGCGTTATCCGGAACGATGA
- a CDS encoding AsmA family protein has product MSKGLKIVARVLAAIVVLIVVSVAAVSIFFDPNDYKPEVSSWVKDKTGRELTIGGDIDLEFLPRLGVSAEQLALGNAEGFGPAPFATVKRVQVRVELLPLIKKELQMDALSIHGLALSLIKDKAGKTNWDDLKRRQPKSGKDAGALTLGGLDIRNASLTMDDRGTGKLHTLERLNIGTGALAPKTDIDFDIDGTLSSAPLNARIEVRGVINPDPDSAYYQLRKLLAAAEIKGGNLPDSVDLKLAVDSATLQAEMLTIESFKLAGAGLVAEGELQGKVGDEPSASGTLKIAPFNPRDVMQRLGMKPPQTADAKVLSRAALSAEIDSSPDSLKMSDLTLQLDDSTLTGGIAVSNFSKPAATFALKVDSIDLDRYRAPEKKSAKPGKGSDMLPLDGLEGRNIRGTLRIGKLKVAGEQTTDFVIRVDTR; this is encoded by the coding sequence GTGAGCAAGGGCCTCAAGATCGTCGCCAGGGTGTTGGCGGCGATCGTTGTGCTCATCGTCGTTTCCGTTGCCGCGGTTTCGATTTTCTTTGATCCGAACGACTACAAACCCGAGGTTTCCTCGTGGGTCAAGGACAAGACTGGACGCGAGCTGACCATCGGCGGCGACATCGATCTCGAGTTTCTGCCCAGGCTCGGCGTCAGCGCTGAGCAATTGGCGCTCGGCAATGCCGAGGGCTTCGGACCAGCGCCTTTCGCGACGGTCAAGCGGGTGCAGGTTCGGGTCGAACTTCTGCCGCTGATCAAAAAAGAGCTGCAGATGGACGCGCTCTCGATTCACGGCCTCGCGCTCAGTTTGATCAAGGATAAAGCCGGAAAAACCAACTGGGACGATCTCAAACGACGCCAACCAAAGTCCGGCAAGGATGCGGGCGCCTTGACGTTGGGCGGATTGGACATCAGAAACGCGAGCCTGACCATGGACGATCGCGGCACCGGCAAACTCCATACTTTGGAGCGGTTGAATATTGGGACCGGCGCGCTCGCGCCGAAAACCGACATCGATTTCGACATCGATGGCACCTTGTCGAGCGCTCCCTTGAACGCCCGGATCGAAGTACGCGGCGTAATCAACCCCGACCCCGATAGCGCGTATTATCAACTGCGAAAACTGCTTGCCGCCGCCGAGATCAAAGGTGGCAACCTTCCGGACAGCGTCGACTTGAAGCTGGCCGTGGATTCAGCGACATTGCAAGCGGAAATGCTGACCATCGAATCCTTCAAACTGGCGGGCGCCGGACTCGTGGCCGAGGGAGAATTGCAAGGTAAAGTGGGCGATGAGCCGTCCGCGAGCGGAACGCTGAAAATCGCGCCATTCAATCCGCGCGATGTCATGCAGCGCCTCGGCATGAAACCGCCGCAGACCGCCGATGCCAAGGTCTTGAGCCGTGCGGCGCTCAGCGCCGAAATCGACAGCTCCCCGGATAGCCTGAAGATGAGCGACCTGACCTTGCAGCTCGACGACAGCACGCTCACCGGCGGTATCGCTGTCAGCAACTTTTCGAAACCGGCAGCGACTTTTGCGCTCAAGGTCGATAGCATCGATCTCGACCGCTATCGCGCGCCTGAGAAGAAGTCCGCGAAACCGGGTAAGGGTAGCGACATGCTTCCGCTCGACGGTTTGGAAGGCCGGAATATTCGGGGCACGCTGCGCATAGGCAAACTGAAAGTGGCCGGCGAACAGACCACAGATTTTGTGATCAGGGTCGATACGCGGTAA
- a CDS encoding urea carboxylase-associated family protein: MQRIALYTLEPQTGTAFEIERGQVVRVIDRLGEQVSDLTAFARADRDEWLSSGRSIDYANTIYLTSGHVLYSNLSNPMFTIVEDKVGRHDFLLTPCSAETFRIIYNNDAPHPSCFDNLQTQLAAFGIAPSRIPTTFNIFMNVAIGADGKLTIAPPQSKAGDYIDLRAEMDLIVGVTACSAEMSNNYRFKPIDIEVYGDETET; encoded by the coding sequence TTGCAGCGGATCGCGCTCTATACACTCGAGCCGCAGACTGGAACCGCTTTCGAAATCGAACGCGGGCAAGTTGTGCGCGTCATCGATCGTTTAGGTGAACAGGTGTCCGATCTGACCGCCTTCGCGCGTGCCGATCGCGATGAGTGGTTATCGTCGGGCCGCAGCATCGATTATGCCAATACCATCTACCTGACCAGCGGGCACGTGCTCTATTCAAACCTCAGCAATCCGATGTTCACGATCGTCGAAGACAAGGTCGGCCGCCACGATTTCCTGTTGACGCCGTGCAGCGCCGAGACATTCAGGATCATCTACAACAACGATGCCCCGCATCCCAGTTGCTTCGACAATTTGCAGACGCAACTGGCCGCTTTCGGGATCGCCCCCAGCCGCATTCCGACTACGTTCAATATTTTCATGAACGTGGCTATCGGCGCCGACGGCAAGCTGACCATCGCGCCGCCGCAATCGAAAGCTGGCGATTACATCGACTTGCGCGCCGAGATGGATCTGATCGTCGGCGTCACAGCGTGTTCGGCCGAGATGTCGAACAATTACCGCTTCAAGCCTATCGATATCGAAGTGTACGGTGATGAAACGGAAACCTGA
- a CDS encoding YqcI/YcgG family protein, producing MTDLSIRARKSNPFDSTLARVNSNYAAYHDGELVRPLAPHLAPSALAEQVHGSFRDHVLDSDFSCVGAKSAISRGSYRLGQYGTLASAGATAGLACDLYEFVRDQASFEGGFSTFLASFANPVPQTEKEFERLLWAQLQHLHELDRAHHVWDPAVSNDPADAEFSFSFAEQGFFVIGLHPQSSRLARRFAWPALVFNPHNQFEQLRESGHFDRMQSVIRERELALQGSLNANLSNFGEQSEARQYSGRRVEVGWRCPFSPRNSIR from the coding sequence ATGACCGACTTATCCATACGCGCGAGAAAAAGCAATCCCTTTGACAGCACCCTCGCGCGCGTCAATAGCAACTACGCGGCGTATCACGACGGGGAACTGGTACGCCCGCTCGCGCCCCACCTCGCGCCGTCGGCGCTGGCCGAACAAGTCCATGGATCGTTTCGCGATCACGTCCTCGATTCGGATTTTTCCTGCGTCGGCGCCAAGTCGGCGATTTCGCGCGGCAGTTATCGGCTCGGCCAATACGGAACCCTCGCATCGGCCGGGGCGACGGCCGGCCTCGCTTGCGATCTTTACGAATTCGTCAGGGACCAGGCCAGCTTCGAAGGCGGATTCTCGACCTTTCTCGCCAGCTTCGCCAATCCGGTTCCGCAAACCGAAAAAGAATTCGAGCGCCTGCTGTGGGCGCAATTGCAGCATCTGCATGAGCTCGATCGCGCGCATCATGTCTGGGATCCGGCTGTCAGCAACGATCCCGCTGACGCCGAGTTTTCGTTCAGTTTCGCCGAGCAGGGGTTTTTCGTGATCGGCCTGCATCCGCAAAGCTCGCGCCTGGCGCGGCGCTTCGCGTGGCCGGCGCTGGTATTCAATCCGCATAACCAGTTCGAGCAGTTGCGCGAATCCGGCCATTTCGATCGCATGCAGTCGGTCATTCGTGAGCGCGAACTGGCTTTGCAGGGAAGCCTCAACGCCAACCTGAGCAATTTCGGCGAGCAATCGGAGGCGCGTCAATACTCGGGGCGGCGCGTTGAGGTGGGATGGCGCTGTCCGTTTTCGCCCCGCAACAGCATCCGCTGA
- a CDS encoding PA2169 family four-helix-bundle protein — protein sequence MDKDDVVSTLNDLIETCKDGEQGYKTCAENVKDSELKVVFANGARRCAEGAQELRMQVQRLGGDAETSGSIAGALHRGWANIKSAVTGKDDKAILNEVERGEDVAVKSYRDALDSDLPADVRTIVERQFQGVQQNHDKVRDLRNLYASR from the coding sequence ATGGATAAAGACGACGTTGTTTCGACCCTTAATGATTTGATCGAAACCTGCAAGGACGGCGAACAGGGCTACAAAACCTGCGCCGAAAACGTCAAGGACAGCGAGCTGAAAGTCGTGTTCGCCAACGGCGCGCGGCGCTGTGCGGAAGGCGCGCAGGAACTGCGCATGCAGGTGCAGCGGCTGGGCGGCGATGCCGAGACGAGCGGCAGCATTGCGGGCGCCCTGCATCGCGGCTGGGCCAATATCAAATCGGCTGTGACCGGCAAGGACGACAAGGCGATTCTCAACGAAGTGGAACGCGGCGAAGACGTCGCCGTGAAGTCGTACCGCGACGCGCTGGATTCCGATTTACCCGCCGATGTGCGCACGATTGTCGAGCGCCAGTTCCAGGGTGTTCAGCAGAATCACGACAAGGTCCGCGATTTGCGCAATCTTTACGCCAGTCGTTAA
- a CDS encoding RecQ family ATP-dependent DNA helicase — protein sequence MLQSVFGYPDFRGEQEEIVTHLIGGGDCLVLMPTGGGKSLCFQIPALVRDGTAIIVSPLIALMQDQVQALLQLGVKAAFLNSSLDSQAAYATEQDLLRGRLDLLYVAPERLLTPRFMNLLEQSSLALFAIDEAHCVSQWGHDFRPEYRALSILCESFPAVPRIALTATADSPTRREIVERLGLASSRQFISSFDRPNIRYRITAKRNARQQLLDFLAGHRDDAGIVYCLSRKKVEETAAFLAAHGFRALPYHAGLDSATRSKNQQRFLREESIVMVATIAFGMGIDKPNVRFVAHLDLPKSIEGYYQETGRAGRDGLPAEAWLAYGLGDVVTLRRMVDESEAGEQRKRLERQKLDALLGFCESIRCRRHSLLGYFGECT from the coding sequence ATCCTGCAATCCGTGTTCGGCTATCCGGATTTCCGCGGCGAGCAGGAAGAAATCGTCACGCATCTGATCGGCGGCGGCGATTGTCTCGTGCTGATGCCGACCGGCGGCGGCAAGTCCTTGTGCTTTCAAATCCCGGCGCTGGTTCGTGACGGCACCGCGATCATCGTTTCGCCGCTGATCGCATTGATGCAGGATCAGGTGCAGGCGTTGCTGCAGCTCGGCGTCAAGGCGGCATTCCTGAATTCGAGCCTCGATTCGCAAGCGGCGTACGCAACCGAACAGGATCTGCTGCGCGGCCGGCTCGATCTGCTTTACGTCGCCCCGGAACGATTGCTGACGCCGCGCTTCATGAATTTGCTCGAGCAAAGCTCGCTCGCGCTGTTCGCGATCGACGAAGCGCATTGCGTATCGCAATGGGGGCACGATTTCCGTCCCGAATACCGCGCGCTTTCGATCCTGTGCGAAAGCTTTCCGGCCGTGCCGAGGATTGCGCTGACCGCCACCGCCGACAGTCCGACGCGCAGGGAAATCGTCGAACGGCTCGGCCTTGCATCCTCGCGCCAGTTCATATCGAGCTTCGATCGGCCCAACATCCGTTACCGCATCACGGCGAAACGCAACGCGCGCCAGCAACTGCTCGATTTTCTGGCCGGTCATCGCGATGACGCTGGCATTGTCTACTGCCTGTCGCGCAAAAAAGTCGAGGAAACCGCCGCCTTTCTCGCTGCCCACGGCTTTCGCGCCCTGCCCTATCACGCCGGTCTCGATAGCGCGACGCGAAGCAAAAATCAGCAGCGCTTTCTGCGCGAGGAAAGCATTGTCATGGTCGCGACCATTGCTTTCGGCATGGGCATCGACAAGCCCAATGTCCGTTTCGTCGCGCATCTCGATCTGCCGAAAAGCATCGAAGGCTATTACCAGGAAACCGGCCGCGCCGGGCGCGACGGCCTGCCCGCCGAAGCCTGGCTCGCCTACGGCCTCGGCGACGTGGTCACCTTGCGGCGCATGGTCGATGAATCGGAGGCGGGCGAGCAACGCAAGCGCCTCGAGCGGCAGAAGCTCGATGCGCTGCTCGGATTCTGCGAATCGATACGCTGCCGCCGGCACAGCCTGCTCGGCTACTTCGGCGAATGCACC
- a CDS encoding class I SAM-dependent methyltransferase translates to MLKVAKVGKNDVLYDLGSGDGRIPITAAKKYGTRGVGVDIDPERIQEANANAKAAGVTDKVKFIQGNLFEIDLSKATVVTLYLLNSLNLKLRPKLLSELKPGTRIVSHSFDMGDWKPLKTLNVDRSKVYYWVVPEKKSAQAQR, encoded by the coding sequence ATGCTGAAGGTGGCGAAGGTCGGCAAGAACGACGTGCTGTACGACCTCGGTTCCGGCGATGGCCGGATTCCGATCACCGCCGCCAAAAAGTATGGCACGCGCGGCGTCGGCGTCGATATCGATCCCGAGCGCATCCAGGAAGCCAACGCCAATGCGAAAGCCGCCGGCGTCACCGACAAGGTCAAATTCATCCAGGGCAATTTGTTCGAAATCGACTTGAGCAAGGCGACGGTTGTGACGCTTTATCTCTTGAACAGCCTCAACCTGAAGCTGCGCCCGAAACTCCTGAGTGAATTGAAGCCGGGCACACGTATCGTGTCGCATTCGTTCGACATGGGCGACTGGAAACCGCTCAAGACCCTGAATGTGGACCGCAGCAAGGTCTATTACTGGGTGGTGCCGGAAAAGAAAAGCGCGCAGGCGCAGCGTTAA
- a CDS encoding c-type cytochrome gives MHAKLGLFFLFLSLAAIAPLHAAEPAPPTANATDAASGAPTDAATEAATEAQSSANAGAQIPDTLEQRLLACAACHGKQGEGIAKSEYYPRLAGKPAGYLYNQLRNFQEQRREVPIMTYMVAYMSDDYLREIAAHYARLQPPYPAPAGGYPEQELARGEALVRKGDADKNIPACSACHGKSLTGMEPTIPGLIGLNREYIVAQLGAWKTGHRHGAQPDCMSQIASRLSPRDVAAVSAYLTTQRATADSMPALARSARLPIDCGVVPGASSADPELGIAVPEASGESFGKDGKDSKEPGS, from the coding sequence ATGCACGCAAAACTTGGATTGTTTTTCCTTTTTCTGTCACTGGCAGCCATAGCGCCGTTGCATGCGGCTGAGCCTGCGCCGCCGACAGCTAATGCAACCGATGCGGCAAGCGGGGCACCAACCGACGCCGCAACTGAAGCCGCAACCGAGGCGCAGAGCAGCGCCAATGCCGGAGCGCAAATCCCGGATACGCTCGAACAGCGCCTGCTGGCGTGCGCCGCCTGTCATGGCAAGCAAGGCGAGGGCATCGCGAAAAGCGAATACTATCCGCGCCTCGCCGGCAAGCCGGCCGGGTATCTCTACAATCAGTTGCGCAATTTTCAGGAGCAGCGGCGCGAAGTGCCGATCATGACCTACATGGTCGCCTATATGTCGGACGACTATTTACGCGAAATCGCTGCGCATTATGCGCGGTTGCAGCCGCCATACCCGGCGCCGGCCGGTGGCTACCCGGAACAGGAACTCGCGCGCGGCGAAGCGCTGGTCCGAAAAGGCGATGCGGACAAGAATATTCCTGCCTGCTCGGCCTGCCATGGCAAATCGCTGACCGGCATGGAGCCGACGATTCCCGGCCTGATCGGGCTGAACCGCGAATACATCGTCGCCCAACTCGGCGCCTGGAAGACAGGTCATCGCCATGGCGCGCAGCCTGACTGCATGTCGCAGATCGCGAGCCGCTTGAGCCCGCGCGATGTAGCCGCCGTCTCCGCCTATCTGACCACGCAGCGGGCGACGGCGGACTCGATGCCGGCGCTCGCCAGATCGGCCAGACTGCCGATCGATTGCGGCGTCGTCCCCGGCGCGAGCAGCGCCGACCCCGAATTGGGCATCGCCGTTCCCGAAGCGAGCGGCGAAAGTTTCGGCAAGGATGGCAAAGACAGCAAGGAGCCAGGATCATGA